In the Streptomyces sp. f51 genome, one interval contains:
- a CDS encoding response regulator transcription factor yields MLEDDMNTPTPDPEVTPARPAGADGTPDPAAPEPPATDAPGNGAVRSRGAGRAPTLTRPDGTPVRVLVVDDDPDLAEVLSGALRYEGWEVRTACDGVSAAAGARELLPDAVVLDVMLPDTDGFAVLRDLHTVLPGVCVLFLTARDAVEDRIAGITAGGDDYVTKPFSLEEVVARLRGLLRRAGMARRVDEGPRLVVGDLAMDEEAREVTRGGDLIELSPTEFELLRFLMRNPRRVLSKAQILDRVWSYDFGGQAHVVELYISYLRKKVDAGRDPMIHTVRGAGYVIKPAAGR; encoded by the coding sequence ATGCTGGAAGACGACATGAACACTCCCACCCCAGACCCCGAGGTCACGCCGGCCCGACCCGCGGGCGCGGACGGCACCCCGGACCCCGCCGCCCCGGAGCCCCCCGCCACCGACGCCCCCGGGAACGGCGCCGTCCGCTCGCGCGGGGCAGGCAGGGCGCCGACGCTCACCCGGCCCGACGGCACGCCCGTGCGGGTCCTCGTCGTCGACGACGACCCGGATCTGGCCGAGGTCCTCTCCGGCGCGCTGCGCTACGAGGGCTGGGAGGTCCGTACCGCCTGCGACGGCGTCTCGGCCGCCGCGGGGGCGCGCGAGCTGCTGCCCGACGCCGTCGTCCTGGACGTGATGCTCCCCGACACCGACGGCTTCGCCGTGCTGCGCGACCTGCACACCGTGCTGCCGGGCGTCTGCGTCCTGTTCCTCACCGCCCGGGACGCGGTGGAGGACCGTATCGCCGGCATCACCGCGGGCGGCGACGACTACGTCACCAAGCCGTTCAGCCTGGAGGAGGTCGTCGCCCGGCTGCGCGGACTGCTCCGCCGCGCCGGCATGGCCCGCCGCGTGGACGAGGGCCCGCGGCTCGTCGTCGGGGACCTGGCGATGGACGAGGAGGCCCGGGAGGTGACCCGGGGCGGCGACCTGATCGAGCTGTCGCCGACCGAGTTCGAGCTGCTGCGCTTCCTGATGCGCAATCCGCGCCGGGTGCTCAGCAAGGCACAGATCCTCGACCGCGTCTGGTCCTACGACTTCGGAGGCCAGGCCCATGTCGTGGAGCTCTACATCTCGTATCTGCGCAAGAAGGTCGACGCGGGCCGGGATCCGATGATCCACACGGTCCGGGGCGCCGGGTACGTCATCAAGCCGGCGGCGGGCCGGTGA
- a CDS encoding ferredoxin reductase family protein, whose product MTTVYERADPRTARGRGRPRPSPAGPLLALLWAGAAGVLALWWTDTPSVVGTAGWLTDAGRIAGLLCGYSCAVLVALMARVPLLERRVGSDRVARWHAMAGRYTVCLLVAHVTLILFGYAAQDGTGVVHETLSVVLDYPDMLKATTGTVILFAVGITSARLARRRISHEFWYHVHLLTYVAVFLAFFHQLALGSDFVGDPAARAAWYTLYLGTAALVVWFRLLAPVRLNRRHRLRVDSVHRESPGVFSVVIRGERLDELNARAGQFFRWRFLADGMRWTSTPYSLSAPPRPDLMRITVKALGDHSAAVGMLRPGTRVWAEGPYGSLTADRSSTSKALLVAGGVGITPLRALFETLPGQVTLLYRARTAEDLVLGGELEDIARWRGARVLYALNGADGSRPRFTADSLRGAVPDLAEHDVYLCGPPAMARDLYGALRAAGVPDRRIHHESFEL is encoded by the coding sequence ATGACCACGGTGTACGAGCGGGCCGACCCGCGCACGGCACGAGGACGCGGGCGGCCCCGGCCCTCCCCCGCGGGACCGCTGCTCGCCCTGCTGTGGGCCGGAGCGGCCGGTGTCCTCGCCCTGTGGTGGACGGACACCCCTTCGGTGGTGGGCACGGCCGGCTGGCTGACGGACGCCGGACGGATCGCCGGGCTGCTGTGCGGCTACAGCTGCGCCGTCCTGGTGGCGCTCATGGCCCGGGTGCCGCTCCTGGAGCGGCGGGTCGGAAGCGACCGGGTGGCCCGCTGGCACGCGATGGCCGGCCGCTACACGGTCTGCCTGCTGGTCGCGCACGTCACGCTGATCCTCTTCGGCTACGCCGCCCAGGACGGCACGGGCGTCGTGCACGAGACGCTGAGCGTGGTGCTCGACTACCCGGACATGCTCAAGGCGACGACCGGCACGGTCATCCTGTTCGCCGTCGGGATCACCTCGGCCCGCCTGGCCCGCCGCCGGATCAGCCACGAGTTCTGGTACCACGTGCATCTGCTGACGTACGTGGCGGTCTTCCTGGCCTTCTTCCACCAGCTCGCCCTCGGCTCCGACTTCGTCGGCGACCCGGCGGCGCGCGCGGCCTGGTACACCCTGTACCTCGGCACGGCCGCGCTCGTGGTGTGGTTCCGGCTGCTCGCCCCGGTGCGGCTCAACCGGCGCCACCGGCTGCGCGTGGACTCCGTGCACCGGGAGTCCCCCGGGGTCTTCTCCGTGGTGATCCGCGGGGAGCGCCTGGACGAACTGAACGCGCGGGCGGGCCAGTTCTTCCGCTGGCGGTTCCTCGCGGACGGCATGCGGTGGACGTCGACGCCGTACTCCCTGTCGGCGCCGCCCCGGCCGGACCTGATGCGGATCACGGTGAAGGCGCTCGGCGACCACAGCGCGGCCGTGGGGATGCTGCGGCCCGGCACCCGGGTGTGGGCGGAGGGCCCCTACGGCTCGCTGACCGCGGACCGCAGCAGTACGTCGAAGGCCCTGCTCGTCGCGGGCGGTGTCGGGATCACACCGCTGCGCGCCCTGTTCGAGACACTGCCCGGCCAGGTCACGCTGCTCTACCGGGCGCGCACGGCCGAGGACCTGGTGCTCGGCGGCGAACTGGAGGACATCGCGCGGTGGCGCGGGGCCCGCGTCCTGTACGCGCTCAACGGCGCCGACGGCAGCCGTCCGCGGTTCACCGCCGACTCGCTGCGCGGGGCCGTCCCGGACCTCGCCGAGCACGACGTCTACCTCTGCGGGCCCCCCGCGATGGCGCGGGACCTGTACGGGGCGCTGCGCGCGGCGGGTGTCCCCGACCGCCGCATCCACCACGAGTCGTTCGAACTGTGA
- a CDS encoding HAMP domain-containing sensor histidine kinase — translation MRARLTAGLLVLLTVSCAAVGLAAVYELDGFLTGRLDQQLQEAGPRFPASLEHSTTKPSDHDGDEHGDTRRQSTGTFGARLVGGEVTNAAVVPPGSGTAVRNVEPTARDESVLAAVPADGHAHTVCLSGLGDYRVLAAPGKDGDVLITGLPTEPVDAAVHRLELVASLVFGVALVVAGVAGALWVRFSLRPLNRVAATATRVSELPLASGEVALPPRAPESDPRSEVGRVAAAFNRMLGHVEDALTKRHASEERLRTFAADASHELRTPVASVRGHAELALLHPGPVPPKVTRALERIAAESARMGEMVDDLLLLARLDAGRPLERLPVDLTLLVLDAVTDARAAGPGHRWVLELAEEPVTVTGDAHRLQQVSANLLANARVHTPVGTRVTVSLEQSGKEAVLTVRDDGPGIPEDVRPGVFERFTRADRRRADGSGSGAGLGLSIVAAVVEAHDGTVTLESRPGATVFTVRLPAA, via the coding sequence ATGCGGGCCCGCCTCACCGCCGGACTCCTGGTCCTCCTCACCGTCAGCTGCGCGGCCGTCGGCCTGGCCGCTGTCTACGAACTGGACGGCTTCCTGACCGGCCGCCTCGACCAGCAGCTCCAGGAGGCCGGACCCCGGTTCCCCGCGAGCCTGGAGCACAGCACGACCAAACCGTCCGACCACGACGGCGACGAGCACGGCGACACCCGGCGCCAGAGCACCGGCACCTTCGGGGCACGGCTGGTCGGCGGCGAGGTCACCAACGCCGCCGTCGTGCCGCCGGGCTCCGGCACCGCAGTCCGGAACGTGGAGCCGACCGCCCGCGACGAGAGCGTCCTGGCCGCGGTCCCGGCGGACGGCCACGCCCACACCGTCTGTCTGTCGGGTCTGGGCGACTACCGCGTCCTGGCGGCGCCCGGCAAGGACGGCGACGTCCTGATCACCGGACTGCCGACCGAACCGGTCGACGCGGCCGTCCACCGGCTGGAACTCGTCGCCTCCCTGGTCTTCGGCGTGGCCCTCGTGGTCGCAGGGGTCGCCGGCGCCCTGTGGGTCCGCTTCTCGCTCCGGCCGCTGAACCGGGTCGCCGCGACCGCCACCCGGGTCAGCGAACTCCCACTCGCCAGCGGCGAGGTGGCACTGCCTCCACGGGCGCCCGAGTCGGACCCGCGCAGCGAGGTGGGCCGGGTCGCCGCCGCCTTCAACCGCATGCTCGGCCATGTCGAGGACGCGCTCACCAAGCGGCACGCGAGCGAGGAGCGGCTGCGCACCTTCGCCGCCGACGCCAGCCACGAGCTGCGCACCCCGGTCGCCTCCGTCCGCGGCCACGCCGAGCTCGCGCTGCTGCACCCCGGCCCGGTGCCCCCGAAGGTGACGCGCGCCCTGGAACGGATCGCCGCCGAGTCGGCGCGCATGGGCGAGATGGTCGACGACCTGCTCCTGCTCGCCCGCCTCGACGCCGGCCGTCCGCTGGAGCGCCTTCCCGTCGACCTCACCCTCCTCGTCCTCGACGCCGTCACCGACGCCCGTGCGGCGGGCCCCGGCCACCGCTGGGTCCTGGAACTGGCGGAGGAGCCGGTGACGGTGACGGGCGACGCCCACCGGCTCCAGCAGGTGTCGGCCAACCTGCTGGCCAACGCCCGGGTCCACACGCCGGTGGGCACCCGGGTGACGGTGTCCCTGGAGCAGTCGGGGAAGGAGGCCGTGCTGACGGTCCGCGACGACGGACCAGGGATCCCCGAGGACGTCAGGCCCGGTGTCTTCGAGCGCTTCACCCGGGCCGACCGGCGCCGCGCCGACGGCTCCGGCAGCGGGGCGGGGCTCGGCCTGTCGATCGTGGCGGCCGTGGTCGAGGCCCACGACGGCACGGTCACCCTGGAGAGCCGTCCGGGAGCGACGGTCTTCACGGTCAGGCTCCCCGCGGCCTGA
- a CDS encoding FAD:protein FMN transferase produces the protein MGTVFSFDVRGGEPEAVRTALGEAIAGLHRVDAVFSTYREDSQISRLARGELTVEECDPEVAEVLGLGAEAERVSDGWFSTRYEGRIDPTGIVKGWAAERAARHLAAAGVSGVSVNGGGDVQLRGVPGPHRPWRVGVSDPLRPGSLAAVISAAGVDELAVATSGTAERGAHIVDPRTGKSAVTDLLAVTVVGPRLTWVDAWATAAFAMGSRTGLDWLESLPDVEALLITAGNEVRCTGGLARRLG, from the coding sequence ATGGGCACCGTCTTCTCCTTCGACGTGCGCGGCGGCGAACCCGAGGCCGTGCGCACGGCGTTGGGCGAGGCGATCGCCGGACTCCACCGCGTGGACGCGGTGTTCAGCACCTACCGCGAGGACAGCCAGATCTCCCGGCTGGCCCGCGGGGAACTCACCGTCGAGGAGTGCGATCCGGAGGTCGCCGAGGTCCTGGGCCTCGGCGCCGAGGCCGAGCGTGTCAGCGACGGCTGGTTCAGCACCCGTTACGAGGGGCGGATCGATCCCACCGGGATCGTCAAGGGCTGGGCGGCGGAGCGCGCGGCCCGGCACCTCGCCGCGGCCGGCGTGAGCGGAGTGAGTGTCAACGGCGGCGGTGACGTCCAGCTGCGCGGTGTCCCCGGACCGCACCGCCCCTGGCGGGTGGGCGTGTCCGACCCGCTGCGTCCGGGCTCGCTGGCCGCCGTGATCTCCGCGGCCGGCGTCGACGAGCTGGCCGTCGCCACCTCGGGCACCGCCGAACGCGGCGCCCATATCGTCGACCCGCGCACGGGGAAGTCGGCGGTCACCGACCTGCTGGCCGTGACCGTGGTGGGCCCCCGTCTGACCTGGGTGGACGCCTGGGCGACCGCGGCCTTCGCGATGGGCTCGCGGACGGGCCTCGACTGGCTGGAGTCGCTCCCGGACGTGGAGGCGCTGCTCATCACGGCCGGCAACGAGGTCCGGTGCACGGGAGGACTCGCCCGGCGTCTGGGCTGA
- a CDS encoding L,D-transpeptidase family protein, whose amino-acid sequence MRLGAAVLASASLFALAPSGPPPVAVLPARLADTGGGSQLVTAEAPRADATSGTLSWWDLRGGRWVRAGSAPARFGARGLVEGGARRQGTNTTPTGLYELPYAFGIRAAPERTAMPYRRVHQDSWWCQDNASRSYNRWTEPRPADCRAAESEHLIGYAGQYAYALVVGFNYERPVRGRGAGIFLHVDGSGPTAGCVSVPEDAMRRILAWADPARGPHIVIGTTGGETALTRY is encoded by the coding sequence ATGCGCCTCGGAGCCGCCGTCCTCGCGTCCGCGTCCCTGTTCGCCCTGGCCCCGAGCGGGCCGCCGCCGGTCGCCGTCCTGCCCGCGCGGCTGGCCGACACCGGCGGCGGGTCCCAGCTCGTCACCGCCGAGGCGCCGCGCGCGGACGCGACCTCGGGGACCCTGTCCTGGTGGGACCTGCGGGGCGGACGCTGGGTGCGGGCCGGCTCCGCGCCCGCGCGGTTCGGGGCGCGCGGACTCGTCGAGGGCGGGGCCCGGCGCCAGGGCACGAACACGACACCCACCGGGCTGTACGAACTGCCGTACGCGTTCGGGATCCGGGCGGCACCGGAGAGGACCGCGATGCCCTACCGCCGGGTGCACCAGGACTCCTGGTGGTGCCAGGACAACGCCTCCCGGTCGTACAACCGGTGGACCGAGCCGCGCCCGGCGGACTGCCGGGCCGCGGAGTCCGAGCACCTGATCGGCTACGCCGGGCAGTACGCGTACGCCCTCGTCGTCGGCTTCAACTACGAGCGGCCGGTGCGGGGGCGCGGCGCGGGGATCTTCCTTCACGTCGACGGGAGCGGGCCCACGGCCGGGTGCGTGTCCGTGCCCGAGGACGCGATGCGGAGGATCCTCGCGTGGGCCGATCCGGCGCGCGGACCGCACATCGTCATCGGCACGACGGGCGGGGAGACGGCCCTCACCCGGTACTGA
- a CDS encoding FMN-binding protein, whose amino-acid sequence MHALKKNRPLRRVTLAAAATVTGFVLLLSLKPHTAPTAAGAPSSVGRSPSSSSSAPSSSSSSPGGSSGNSSGTSGGSKSTGAARTVTGDAVQTRWGPVQVRITLKDGRITESAAVARPSGNPRDQEINSYAIPQLRRETLAAQSAQIDSVSGATYTSDGYKQSLQSALDSAGL is encoded by the coding sequence GTGCACGCCCTGAAGAAGAACCGTCCGCTGCGCCGGGTGACGCTGGCCGCCGCCGCCACGGTCACCGGATTCGTCCTGCTGCTGTCGCTGAAGCCGCACACGGCGCCCACCGCGGCGGGCGCCCCGTCGTCCGTGGGGCGCTCCCCCTCCTCGTCCTCCTCCGCCCCCTCGTCCTCGTCCTCGTCACCCGGCGGCTCGTCCGGGAACTCCTCGGGAACGTCCGGCGGTTCGAAGAGCACGGGGGCCGCCCGGACCGTCACCGGCGATGCGGTGCAGACCCGTTGGGGTCCGGTCCAGGTGCGGATCACGCTGAAGGACGGCCGGATCACCGAGTCCGCGGCGGTCGCCCGTCCTTCGGGAAATCCCCGGGACCAGGAGATCAACAGTTACGCGATTCCCCAGCTCAGGCGCGAGACACTGGCCGCGCAGAGTGCGCAGATCGACTCGGTGTCCGGAGCCACCTACACGAGCGACGGATACAAGCAGTCACTCCAGTCCGCACTCGACTCGGCCGGCCTCTGA
- a CDS encoding FMN-binding protein, translating to MKKNHPIRRFVLASAATVSGIVLLLALKPASDPAAASAQAGAVPQQSGAAQGAPQRGTAEQAGAATVLGDVVQTEYGPVQVRLTMSGGKITKADAVQAPKGGTSDQKTALSVPKLNQEAVTAQSADIDSVSGATYTSGGYKKSLQSALDKAKKAGGAPASSGSAGSSGSAGSAGSSGKAPAAPAAQARVVTGTVSDTQYGPVQVRLTLSGKKITKAEAVQAPKGGLSDQKTALAVPKLNGEAVAAGSAHIDSVSGATYTSEGYKESLQSALDKAGV from the coding sequence ATGAAGAAGAATCACCCCATACGGCGCTTCGTGCTGGCCAGCGCCGCCACCGTGTCCGGGATCGTGCTGCTGCTGGCGCTCAAGCCGGCCTCCGACCCGGCCGCCGCGTCGGCGCAGGCCGGCGCGGTGCCCCAGCAGAGCGGTGCCGCTCAGGGCGCGCCCCAGCGCGGCACCGCCGAGCAGGCGGGTGCCGCCACCGTCCTCGGTGACGTGGTGCAGACCGAGTACGGGCCGGTCCAGGTGCGGCTGACGATGAGCGGCGGCAAGATCACCAAGGCGGACGCGGTCCAGGCGCCCAAGGGCGGGACCAGCGACCAGAAGACCGCGCTCTCGGTGCCCAAGCTCAACCAGGAGGCCGTCACGGCGCAGAGCGCCGACATCGACTCCGTCTCGGGAGCGACCTACACCAGCGGCGGTTACAAGAAGTCCCTCCAGTCCGCTCTGGACAAGGCGAAGAAGGCGGGCGGGGCGCCGGCCTCCTCCGGGTCGGCCGGCTCTTCCGGGTCCGCCGGGTCCGCCGGGTCCTCGGGCAAGGCCCCCGCGGCCCCGGCCGCTCAGGCCCGCGTCGTCACCGGGACCGTGTCCGACACCCAGTACGGACCCGTACAGGTCCGGCTCACCCTCTCCGGCAAGAAGATCACCAAGGCCGAGGCGGTCCAGGCCCCCAAGGGCGGGCTCAGCGACCAGAAGACCGCTCTCGCCGTGCCCAAGCTCAACGGGGAGGCCGTCGCGGCCGGCAGCGCCCACATCGACAGCGTCTCCGGCGCCACCTACACCAGCGAGGGCTACAAGGAGTCCCTCCAGTCGGCCCTGGACAAGGCCGGTGTCTGA
- a CDS encoding pyridoxamine 5'-phosphate oxidase family protein: MGKTYERIDGRLRTFIEAQPLFFTATAPLSGDGTVNLSPKGLTGSFAVLDELTVAYLDFAGSTAETIAHLRENGRITLMWCAFQGPPNIVRVHGRGEPVFRDDPRFKELLTHFGDIDPALHGLRAIIVVTAELVRDSCGYAVPFMSYEEDRDLHGKRFAREDDASLSAYFTKKEHIATSLDGLPGLPLPLPPSTV; this comes from the coding sequence ATGGGAAAGACCTATGAGCGCATCGACGGCCGCCTCCGCACCTTCATCGAGGCGCAGCCCCTGTTCTTCACCGCGACCGCACCGCTGTCCGGGGACGGCACGGTCAACCTCTCACCCAAAGGGCTCACGGGTTCGTTCGCCGTTCTCGACGAACTGACCGTGGCCTATCTGGACTTCGCCGGGAGCACCGCGGAGACGATCGCCCATCTCCGCGAGAACGGCCGGATCACCCTGATGTGGTGCGCCTTCCAGGGCCCGCCCAACATCGTCCGGGTGCACGGCCGCGGCGAGCCCGTCTTCCGCGACGACCCGCGCTTCAAGGAGCTCCTCACCCACTTCGGCGACATCGACCCGGCCCTGCACGGGCTGCGCGCGATCATCGTCGTGACCGCCGAACTCGTCCGCGACAGCTGCGGCTACGCGGTGCCCTTCATGTCCTACGAGGAGGATCGCGACCTGCACGGCAAGCGGTTCGCGCGCGAGGACGACGCCTCACTGAGCGCGTACTTCACCAAGAAGGAGCACATCGCGACCAGCCTGGACGGACTTCCCGGGCTGCCGCTGCCATTGCCCCCCAGTACGGTCTGA
- a CDS encoding ferredoxin reductase family protein, whose protein sequence is MRRIRPRRSPAVPLLIAVWAGAAAVLWLWWNNTPSIADNNGRILNAGRITGLLAGYLMALVVLQMARVPALERRVGSDRVARWHAMTGRYTICMVLAHLFLTMWGYALQSGKGLGGIVQQTVDSVNQLPDMGKAAIGTGLLVLIGFISVGWLRRLIPYDTWYHVHLLTYAAVFLTFWHQLSTGNDFAVEPVAKTVWYGLYGSVTALVIWYRILSPVRLNLKHRMRVQAVIEETPGIVSVLISGRKLHRMGAEAGQFFRWRFLAPGMRFSSHPYSLSAAPRPNMLRITVKAIGDHSAALRDLEPGTRVWAEGPYGALTAGKRSRGKVLLVAGGVGITPMRALFETLPGASGDLTLLYRANTTQDLALWDELAAISKERGARLMYAVNSPEGERPDISADSLRRKLPDIDRHDVFMCGPPGFAQEVYAALRGAGVPARRIHHESFEM, encoded by the coding sequence ATGCGCCGAATCCGCCCTCGCCGCTCGCCCGCCGTCCCGCTGCTGATCGCCGTCTGGGCCGGTGCCGCCGCCGTCCTGTGGCTGTGGTGGAACAACACCCCGTCCATCGCGGACAACAACGGCAGGATCCTCAACGCCGGCCGCATCACCGGGCTGCTCGCCGGGTATCTGATGGCGCTCGTGGTGCTCCAGATGGCCCGCGTCCCCGCCCTCGAACGCCGTGTGGGATCCGACCGGGTGGCGCGCTGGCACGCGATGACCGGCCGCTACACCATCTGCATGGTCCTCGCCCATCTCTTCCTGACGATGTGGGGCTACGCCCTCCAGTCCGGCAAGGGGCTCGGCGGGATCGTGCAGCAGACCGTCGACTCGGTCAACCAGCTGCCCGACATGGGCAAGGCCGCGATCGGCACGGGCCTGCTCGTGCTCATCGGCTTCATCTCCGTCGGCTGGCTGCGCCGGCTGATCCCGTACGACACCTGGTACCACGTCCACCTGCTGACGTACGCCGCGGTGTTCCTGACGTTCTGGCACCAGCTGTCCACCGGCAACGACTTCGCGGTGGAGCCCGTCGCCAAGACCGTCTGGTACGGGCTCTACGGTTCGGTGACCGCGCTGGTCATCTGGTACCGAATCCTTTCTCCGGTCCGGCTGAACCTGAAGCACCGGATGCGGGTCCAGGCCGTCATCGAGGAGACGCCCGGCATCGTGTCGGTGCTGATCAGCGGACGCAAGCTGCACCGGATGGGTGCCGAGGCCGGACAGTTCTTCCGGTGGCGCTTCCTGGCGCCGGGCATGCGCTTCAGCTCCCACCCGTACTCGCTGTCGGCGGCCCCGCGCCCCAACATGCTGCGCATCACGGTGAAGGCGATCGGCGACCACAGCGCCGCCCTGCGCGACCTGGAGCCGGGCACCCGGGTCTGGGCCGAGGGCCCGTACGGCGCCCTGACCGCCGGCAAGCGCAGCCGCGGCAAGGTGCTCCTGGTGGCGGGCGGTGTCGGCATCACCCCGATGCGGGCGCTGTTCGAGACCCTCCCCGGCGCCTCCGGCGACCTCACCCTGCTCTACCGGGCCAACACCACCCAGGACCTGGCCCTGTGGGACGAACTGGCCGCCATCTCCAAGGAGCGCGGGGCGCGTCTGATGTACGCGGTCAACAGCCCCGAGGGCGAACGGCCGGACATCTCCGCGGACTCCCTGCGCCGCAAGCTGCCCGACATAGACCGCCACGACGTCTTCATGTGCGGGCCGCCGGGCTTCGCCCAGGAGGTGTACGCGGCACTGCGCGGCGCGGGGGTCCCCGCCCGCCGCATCCATCACGAGTCGTTCGAGATGTGA
- a CDS encoding acetylornithine transaminase has translation MTGSLTNAELTRRWQGSLMDNYGTPRLPLVRGAGSRLWDADGNEYLDFVGGIAVNALGHGHPAIVEAVSRQIGSLGHVSNLFIAEPPVALAERLLQLFGREGRVYFCNSGAEANEGAFKIGRLTGRTHMVATTGGFHGRTMGALALTGQSGKREPFLPLPGDVTHVPYGDAQALAEAVTEDTALVIIEPIQGENGVVVPPPGYLKAARAITAAHGALLVLDEVQTGIGRTGHWFEYQAHEGVLPDVVTLAKGLGGGLPLGATVAFGRAAALLEPGHHGTTFGGNPVVCAAGLAVLDTIDSEGLLENVKRAGGKLRDGIEGSGHPLIGHVRGAGLLLGIVLTEPLAPQVQKAAQDAGLLVNAPAPDVVRLMPPLNLGDDEVDAFLRALPGVLDAANGDG, from the coding sequence ATGACCGGCAGCCTGACGAACGCGGAGCTCACCCGGCGGTGGCAGGGCTCGCTCATGGACAACTACGGCACCCCGCGGCTGCCGCTCGTCCGCGGAGCCGGGAGCAGGCTGTGGGACGCCGACGGCAACGAGTACCTCGACTTCGTCGGCGGCATCGCGGTCAACGCCCTCGGACACGGGCACCCGGCGATCGTCGAGGCCGTGAGCCGGCAGATCGGCTCCCTCGGCCATGTCTCCAACCTCTTCATCGCCGAACCGCCCGTCGCCCTCGCCGAACGGCTGCTCCAGCTCTTCGGCCGCGAGGGCCGGGTGTACTTCTGCAACTCGGGCGCCGAGGCAAACGAGGGCGCGTTCAAGATCGGCCGGCTGACCGGGCGGACCCACATGGTCGCCACCACCGGCGGCTTCCACGGACGGACCATGGGCGCCCTCGCGCTCACCGGTCAGTCCGGCAAGCGCGAGCCCTTCCTGCCACTGCCCGGCGACGTCACGCACGTCCCGTACGGCGACGCGCAGGCCCTCGCCGAGGCGGTCACCGAGGACACCGCACTGGTGATCATCGAGCCGATCCAGGGCGAGAACGGCGTCGTCGTCCCGCCCCCGGGTTATCTGAAGGCGGCCCGCGCCATCACCGCGGCCCACGGTGCCCTGCTCGTCCTGGACGAGGTGCAGACCGGAATCGGCCGCACCGGCCACTGGTTCGAGTACCAGGCCCACGAAGGCGTCCTGCCCGACGTCGTCACGCTCGCCAAGGGCCTCGGCGGAGGACTGCCGCTCGGCGCCACCGTCGCCTTCGGCCGCGCCGCCGCACTGCTGGAGCCGGGGCACCACGGAACCACCTTCGGCGGCAACCCGGTCGTCTGCGCCGCCGGACTCGCCGTGCTCGACACGATCGACTCCGAGGGCCTCCTGGAGAACGTCAAGCGCGCCGGCGGGAAACTGCGGGACGGGATCGAGGGATCCGGCCATCCACTGATCGGCCATGTCCGGGGTGCGGGACTGCTCCTGGGTATCGTGCTCACCGAGCCGCTCGCGCCCCAGGTGCAGAAGGCGGCTCAGGACGCCGGTCTCCTGGTGAACGCGCCCGCACCCGATGTCGTACGGCTGATGCCGCCGCTGAACCTCGGCGACGACGAGGTGGACGCGTTCCTCCGGGCCCTTCCCGGCGTCCTCGACGCAGCCAACGGGGACGGGTGA
- a CDS encoding arginine repressor, producing the protein MSQAQDHEHAGPAVPQTRTARHRRIVDILNRQPVRSQSQLAKLLADDGLNVTQATLSRDLDELNAVKIRNNDGDLIYAVPSEGGFRTPRAPLGESAKEERMRRLSSELLISAEASANLVVLRTPPGAAQFLASAIDQAELHDVLGTIAGDDTLMLISRDPTGGQALADHLLRLAQNDH; encoded by the coding sequence ATGAGTCAGGCGCAGGACCACGAGCACGCAGGGCCTGCCGTGCCGCAGACCCGCACCGCACGCCACCGCCGGATCGTGGACATCCTCAACCGGCAACCAGTGCGCTCGCAGAGCCAGTTGGCGAAGCTCCTCGCCGACGACGGGCTGAACGTCACCCAGGCGACGCTCTCCCGGGACCTCGACGAGCTCAACGCGGTGAAGATCCGCAACAACGACGGCGACCTCATCTACGCGGTGCCCAGCGAGGGCGGATTCCGCACCCCGCGCGCGCCCCTGGGGGAGTCGGCGAAGGAGGAGCGGATGCGCCGGCTCTCCTCGGAGCTGCTGATCTCCGCGGAGGCCTCGGCGAACCTCGTGGTCCTGCGCACCCCGCCGGGCGCGGCGCAGTTCCTCGCCTCGGCGATCGACCAGGCGGAGCTGCACGACGTCCTCGGCACGATCGCGGGGGACGACACCCTCATGCTGATCAGCCGCGATCCGACGGGCGGTCAGGCACTGGCCGATCATCTGCTGCGACTCGCCCAGAACGACCACTGA